One Nonomuraea angiospora DNA segment encodes these proteins:
- a CDS encoding YceD family protein produces the protein MPSESRMTQHLDPRSPWVISTHDLGKRPGTMRQMTLTLPAPADLGVDMIGVPKDAEVELDLRLEAVMEGVLVSGTAQAPLAGECARCLDPVTSDLEVDLQELFFYSDEDASEEDSLLDGELLDLEPTFRDAVVLALPLSPVCREDCEGLCTECGIKLAEAGEDHRHEKIDARWASLQGLITDKDNDQEK, from the coding sequence ATGCCTAGCGAGAGCAGGATGACTCAGCACCTCGACCCCCGCTCCCCGTGGGTGATCTCCACTCATGACCTGGGAAAGCGGCCGGGCACGATGCGGCAGATGACTCTGACCCTCCCGGCACCGGCAGATCTCGGCGTCGACATGATCGGTGTCCCCAAAGACGCCGAAGTCGAGCTGGACCTCCGGCTCGAAGCAGTGATGGAAGGCGTGCTCGTGTCGGGCACGGCGCAGGCCCCGCTCGCCGGGGAGTGCGCTCGCTGTCTCGACCCCGTCACCTCGGACCTCGAGGTCGACCTGCAGGAGCTGTTCTTCTACTCCGACGAGGACGCCTCGGAGGAGGACTCACTGCTCGACGGCGAGCTGCTCGACCTCGAGCCGACGTTCCGTGACGCGGTGGTGCTCGCACTGCCGTTGAGCCCCGTGTGCCGTGAGGACTGCGAAGGGCTCTGCACGGAGTGCGGGATCAAGCTGGCCGAGGCCGGCGAGGATCACCGGCACGAGAAGATCGATGCCCGCTGGGCGTCGTTGCAAGGTCTGATTACCGACAAAGATAACGATCAGGAGAAGTGA
- a CDS encoding LysR family transcriptional regulator translates to MEFRELECFVVLSEELHFARTAERLYLSPGRVSQLMRSLETRIGGRLFERTSRRVRLTPLGERFLADLRPSYDGLADAVRRAKAAAREVTGRLRVGFLATPTEVVTGSVRAFERRYPECEVELVEIPLSDPFGKLRAGQVDLAFTLLPVNEPDLATGEGLNEVGYQLGVSIRHPLAARPGIAAEELANVPLIGMDGPAPRTWRERIAPSVTPSGRPIPRAGTVATSQEGLTQVALDRGGMLFCAPTAAHHRRPDVSFVPVAGLSPSVMGLAWVKAAETAAVLAFDEAAVGHAHRMESLVA, encoded by the coding sequence ATGGAGTTCAGGGAGCTGGAGTGCTTCGTGGTGCTCAGCGAGGAGTTGCACTTCGCGCGTACGGCCGAGCGCCTCTATCTGTCGCCCGGCCGGGTGAGCCAGCTCATGCGCTCGCTGGAGACCAGGATCGGCGGAAGGCTCTTCGAGCGCACCAGCCGCAGGGTGCGCCTCACGCCCCTGGGCGAGCGCTTCCTGGCGGACCTGCGCCCCTCCTACGACGGCCTGGCCGACGCGGTGCGCCGGGCCAAGGCGGCCGCCCGCGAGGTGACCGGCCGGCTCAGGGTCGGCTTCCTGGCCACGCCCACGGAGGTCGTCACCGGCAGCGTGCGGGCCTTCGAACGCCGGTATCCGGAGTGCGAGGTGGAGCTGGTGGAGATCCCGCTCTCGGACCCCTTCGGCAAGCTGCGCGCCGGGCAGGTGGACCTCGCGTTCACGCTGCTCCCGGTGAACGAGCCGGATCTCGCGACCGGCGAGGGGCTGAACGAGGTCGGCTACCAGCTGGGCGTCTCCATCCGCCATCCGCTGGCCGCCCGCCCGGGCATCGCCGCGGAGGAGCTGGCGAACGTGCCCCTGATCGGAATGGACGGCCCGGCCCCGCGCACCTGGCGCGAGCGGATCGCACCGTCCGTAACCCCTTCCGGACGTCCGATTCCCCGGGCCGGCACCGTGGCGACCAGCCAGGAGGGCCTGACCCAGGTGGCGCTCGACCGGGGTGGCATGCTGTTCTGCGCGCCGACGGCGGCCCACCACCGGCGGCCCGACGTGAGCTTCGTCCCCGTCGCCGGGCTGAGCCCGTCGGTCATGGGCCTGGCCTGGGTGAAGGCGGCCGAGACCGCCGCCGTGCTGGCGTTCGACGAGGCGGCCGTCGGGCACGCACACCGGATGGAGTCCCTTGTGGCCTGA
- the ftsY gene encoding signal recognition particle-docking protein FtsY, with the protein MDGYLGVIVIVAVVALLAAGGLLLYFKPGRKAAPPVKPPEKPVLPEQEERPAGVAGEEGEGATTTLPPPVKPAEPAVVTPEIEVPPPSAGRMVRLRSRLARSQSALGRGLLELLSRDRLDDDVWDEVEEKLITADVGVAPTRVIVDDLRTKVKVLGSRTPEELRGLLREELLAQIDPDLDRTLRIQKHGERPAVALVVGVNGTGKTTTTGKLARSLVGDGKKVVLGAADTFRAAAADQLQTWGERVGADVVRGPEGGDPASVAFDAVAKGIEEKVDVVIVDTAGRLHTKTGLMDELGKVKRVIEKKATVDEVLLVLDATTGQNGMRQAQVFAEVVNITGIALTKLDGTAKGGIVISVQRELGVPVKLAGLGEGPDDLAPFDPEVFVDAILGE; encoded by the coding sequence GTGGATGGTTACCTCGGCGTCATAGTGATCGTGGCCGTCGTCGCCCTGCTGGCGGCCGGCGGCCTTCTGCTGTACTTCAAGCCGGGTCGCAAGGCGGCCCCGCCGGTCAAACCGCCGGAGAAACCCGTTCTTCCCGAGCAGGAGGAGCGGCCCGCGGGAGTGGCGGGCGAGGAGGGCGAGGGCGCGACCACCACGCTGCCGCCCCCGGTCAAGCCCGCCGAGCCGGCCGTCGTCACGCCCGAGATCGAGGTGCCGCCGCCGTCCGCGGGCCGGATGGTGCGGCTGCGCTCACGGCTGGCACGCTCGCAGAGCGCCCTCGGGCGCGGCCTGCTGGAGCTGCTCTCCCGCGACCGCCTCGACGACGACGTGTGGGACGAGGTCGAGGAGAAGCTGATCACCGCCGACGTCGGCGTCGCGCCGACCCGCGTGATCGTCGACGACCTGCGCACCAAGGTCAAGGTGCTGGGCAGCCGCACCCCCGAGGAGCTGCGCGGCCTGCTGCGCGAGGAGCTGCTGGCCCAGATCGACCCCGACCTCGACCGCACGCTGCGCATCCAGAAGCACGGCGAGCGGCCGGCGGTGGCCCTCGTCGTGGGCGTCAACGGCACCGGCAAGACCACCACCACGGGCAAGCTCGCCCGCTCGCTCGTCGGCGACGGCAAGAAGGTCGTGCTCGGCGCGGCCGACACCTTCCGTGCGGCCGCCGCCGACCAGCTCCAGACCTGGGGCGAGCGGGTGGGGGCCGACGTCGTGCGCGGTCCCGAGGGCGGCGACCCGGCCTCCGTGGCGTTCGACGCCGTCGCCAAGGGGATCGAGGAGAAGGTCGACGTGGTCATCGTCGACACCGCGGGCCGCCTCCACACCAAGACCGGCCTCATGGACGAGCTGGGCAAGGTCAAGCGGGTCATCGAGAAGAAGGCCACGGTCGACGAGGTGCTGCTCGTCCTCGACGCCACCACGGGCCAGAACGGCATGCGCCAGGCCCAGGTGTTCGCCGAGGTGGTCAACATCACCGGCATCGCGCTGACCAAGCTCGACGGCACCGCCAAGGGCGGCATCGTGATCTCCGTGCAGCGGGAGCTGGGGGTGCCGGTCAAGCTCGCGGGGCTCGGCGAGGGGCCCGACGACCTGGCGCCGTTCGACCCTGAGGTGTTCGTGGACGCGATCCTGGGAGAGTGA
- a CDS encoding MFS transporter has protein sequence MTITDVSSATRARWLAVSSVAVGTFTIVTSEMLPVGLLTSIGATLGVSDGTAGLMMSAPGLVAAVSAPVLALTARRLDRRAILIGLMALLAVANLVGAFAPGYPVILAARVLTGVSIGGFWAFAAGLGTRLVPERSVGRATSIILAGVSVASVLGVPAATFVSSFAGWRSAFAAMGVVALALVAVLYATLPPLPGEAPARTSGPRRGWLSGPLKTVLVMTVLVVSGHFAAYTYVRPFLEQVSHAGPALVSTILLLYGAAGVAGNFAAGAWAARNPKPVLIALAALIALATAALASIGLPLVVLLVWGFGYGGVGVTLQLWIMRAGGGELGTALFVGAFNVSIALGAFAGGRVVDGVSTTAVMWLGSGLAVITAAVAGIWGRSRTSGS, from the coding sequence ATGACCATTACCGATGTCTCCTCCGCCACCCGGGCGCGCTGGCTCGCCGTGTCGTCGGTGGCGGTGGGCACCTTCACCATCGTGACCAGCGAGATGCTGCCCGTCGGCCTGCTGACCTCGATCGGCGCCACCCTCGGGGTGTCCGACGGGACGGCCGGGCTGATGATGTCGGCCCCCGGGCTGGTCGCCGCCGTGTCCGCGCCGGTGCTGGCGCTCACCGCCCGCCGGCTGGACCGGCGGGCCATCCTGATCGGGCTGATGGCGCTGCTGGCGGTGGCCAACCTGGTGGGCGCGTTCGCGCCCGGCTACCCCGTCATCCTGGCCGCCCGGGTGCTGACCGGGGTGAGCATCGGCGGGTTCTGGGCGTTCGCGGCCGGCCTCGGGACGCGGCTGGTGCCGGAACGGTCCGTCGGGCGGGCCACGTCGATCATCCTGGCCGGGGTGTCGGTGGCGTCGGTGCTGGGGGTGCCCGCGGCGACGTTCGTGTCGTCGTTCGCGGGGTGGCGCAGCGCGTTCGCCGCGATGGGGGTGGTGGCGCTGGCCCTGGTCGCCGTCCTGTACGCGACCCTGCCGCCCCTTCCGGGCGAGGCCCCTGCCCGGACCTCGGGACCGCGGCGCGGATGGCTCTCAGGGCCGCTCAAGACCGTCCTCGTCATGACCGTGCTCGTCGTGTCCGGCCACTTCGCGGCCTACACCTACGTCCGGCCGTTCCTGGAGCAGGTCTCGCACGCCGGGCCCGCCCTCGTCAGCACGATCCTGCTCCTGTACGGCGCCGCGGGCGTGGCGGGCAACTTCGCCGCCGGCGCGTGGGCGGCCAGGAACCCCAAGCCGGTCCTGATCGCCCTGGCCGCCCTCATCGCGCTCGCCACGGCGGCGCTGGCCTCGATCGGCCTGCCGCTGGTCGTGCTGCTGGTGTGGGGCTTCGGCTACGGGGGCGTCGGGGTGACCCTGCAGCTGTGGATCATGCGTGCGGGCGGCGGGGAGCTCGGCACGGCGCTCTTCGTCGGCGCCTTCAACGTCTCCATCGCGCTCGGCGCGTTCGCCGGCGGCCGGGTCGTGGACGGGGTGTCGACCACCGCGGTGATGTGGCTGGGCTCCGGGCTCGCCGTGATCACCGCGGCCGTCGCTGGCATCTGGGGCAGGAGTAGGACGAGCGGTTCATGA
- the rsmD gene encoding 16S rRNA (guanine(966)-N(2))-methyltransferase RsmD: MTRIIAGSAGGRRLAVPPGRGTRPTSDRAREGIFLTLDSLYGLTGARLLDLYAGSGAIGLEALSRGAKEAVLVESDPKAVRTIKANVQSLGLDGAQVIADKVERVLGKPPAEPYDIVFADPPYAVSDEEVRRTLEALRDNGWLLDEALVAFERESRGKALMWPEGYVEERVRRYGEASVWYGRAAGNP, from the coding sequence ATGACGCGGATCATCGCAGGCAGCGCGGGTGGCAGGCGGTTGGCGGTGCCGCCGGGGCGGGGGACGAGACCGACCAGCGACAGGGCCAGAGAAGGGATCTTCTTGACGCTCGACTCGCTGTACGGCCTCACCGGCGCCCGCCTGCTCGACCTGTACGCCGGGTCCGGCGCGATCGGCCTGGAGGCGCTGTCCAGGGGCGCCAAGGAGGCCGTGCTGGTGGAGTCCGACCCCAAGGCGGTCAGGACGATCAAGGCGAACGTCCAGTCGCTGGGCCTCGACGGCGCCCAGGTGATCGCGGACAAGGTCGAGCGCGTGCTCGGCAAGCCGCCCGCCGAGCCGTACGACATCGTCTTCGCCGACCCGCCCTACGCCGTGTCCGACGAGGAGGTCCGGCGGACGCTGGAGGCGCTGCGCGACAACGGATGGCTGTTGGATGAGGCGCTGGTGGCATTCGAGAGGGAAAGCAGGGGAAAGGCACTGATGTGGCCGGAAGGCTACGTTGAGGAGAGGGTCCGTCGTTATGGCGAAGCGTCCGTTTGGTACGGTCGCGCCGCCGGGAACCCGTAA
- the rpmF gene encoding 50S ribosomal protein L32 — MAVPKRKMSRSNTRHRRSQWKTTAVALVSCPQCRSPKQPHIACPTCGTYNRRQVIEPSA, encoded by the coding sequence GTGGCCGTCCCGAAGCGAAAGATGTCGCGGAGTAACACCCGCCACCGTCGCTCCCAGTGGAAGACGACTGCTGTCGCCCTGGTGAGCTGCCCGCAGTGCCGTTCGCCCAAGCAGCCGCACATCGCGTGCCCCACCTGCGGCACCTACAACCGGCGTCAGGTCATCGAGCCGTCCGCCTGA
- a CDS encoding acylphosphatase, with protein MQENNDNSRLTAWVRGRVQGVGFRWWTRARALELGLVGWARNTEDGRVEVVAEGPREACVKLLALLRGCDTPGRVDGVVERWSEPRGSLGGFVER; from the coding sequence ATGCAGGAAAACAATGACAACTCACGGCTGACCGCCTGGGTACGGGGCAGGGTCCAAGGGGTGGGGTTCCGCTGGTGGACCCGTGCGCGCGCACTGGAGCTGGGGCTCGTGGGATGGGCGCGCAACACCGAGGACGGACGGGTGGAGGTGGTCGCGGAGGGCCCGCGCGAGGCGTGCGTCAAGCTGCTGGCGCTGCTCAGAGGTTGCGACACGCCGGGCAGGGTCGATGGAGTAGTGGAACGTTGGAGTGAACCCCGAGGTAGTTTGGGTGGGTTTGTGGAGCGGTAG
- the rnc gene encoding ribonuclease III: MGTGPKPVAVEVARDELERVLAVGLDPDILERALTHRSYAYENGGLPTNERLEFLGDSVLGLVVTDTLYRNHPDLPEGQLAKLRAAVVNMRALADVARNLGLGRFLRLGRGEEGTGGRDKSSILADTLEALIGAIYVDKGLDEAFRVVHLLFDPLIVRSASLGAGLDWKTSLQELTASEALGVPEYHVEESGPDHAKSFTAMVRVGGESYGSGNGRSKKEAEQQAAEAAWTRIKTRREQRESQPAG, from the coding sequence GTGGGCACAGGTCCTAAGCCGGTGGCCGTAGAGGTCGCCCGAGACGAGCTGGAGCGGGTCCTGGCGGTCGGCCTCGACCCCGACATCCTGGAGCGGGCGCTGACGCACCGCTCCTACGCGTACGAGAACGGCGGCCTGCCCACCAACGAGCGCCTGGAGTTCCTCGGCGACTCGGTCCTGGGCCTGGTGGTCACCGACACCCTCTACCGCAACCACCCCGACCTGCCCGAGGGCCAGCTGGCGAAGCTGCGTGCCGCGGTGGTCAACATGCGCGCGCTGGCCGACGTGGCCCGCAACCTGGGCCTGGGCCGGTTCCTGCGGCTCGGCAGGGGCGAGGAGGGCACCGGCGGGCGCGACAAGTCGTCCATCCTGGCCGACACCCTCGAGGCCCTGATCGGCGCGATCTACGTCGACAAGGGGCTCGACGAGGCGTTCCGGGTGGTGCACCTGCTGTTCGACCCGCTGATCGTCCGTTCGGCCTCGCTCGGCGCCGGGCTCGACTGGAAGACCTCCCTGCAGGAGCTGACCGCCTCCGAGGCGCTCGGCGTGCCCGAATACCACGTCGAGGAGAGCGGCCCCGACCACGCCAAGTCGTTCACGGCGATGGTGCGGGTCGGCGGCGAGTCTTACGGTTCGGGCAACGGGCGCAGCAAGAAGGAGGCCGAGCAGCAGGCGGCCGAGGCGGCCTGGACCCGGATCAAAACCCGGCGGGAGCAGCGCGAGAGCCAGCCCGCCGGCTGA
- the smc gene encoding chromosome segregation protein SMC: MYLKTLTLRGFKSFASATALRLEPGITCVVGPNGSGKSNVVDALAWVMGEHSAKSLRGGKMEDVIFAGTSSRPPLGRAEVTLTIDNSDGALPIDYTEVTISRLMFRSGQSEYAINGDTCRLLDIQELLSDSGIGREMHVIVGQGQLDAVLHAGPEDRRAFIEEAAGVLKHRKRKEKALRKLDSMQANLTRVQDLTTELRRQLKPLGRQAEIARKAAVIQADLRDARLRLLADDVCILRTTLQREAADEAAITERRHKVEAELAEGQQREAALETAEAETQPRLSAAQETYFRLSSLRERITGLAQLAAERHRHALDAAAIERRGRDPEDLEREAAEVRERELILRAELEQAQELLEEAVQRRAEAEAELSAEEHRLALAARAAADRREGLAKLRGQVDSVRSRTRAAQEEIGRLQQSVADATGRERRAREDLEAQRLEEPAVDPALAEELATAQALVEEARAVADEARAAAEEAKAGLDAPRAALQAAKSGMTTARAADQEAQRSVAALIARRDALELGLAKGDGGAALLEADLAGVLGPLAASMQVTPGAEPAVAAVLGPVAEAVAVKTLDTAVEALDLLRAQGSGQATLLVGADGDQARRARTTAPEGGQWAADLVTVPDHLRPALDHVLADVVVVADLEAARAVVEGHPGLRAVTKAGDLVSAHLVSGGSEGGTSVLQVRAAFDEAVRDLEEAESRAEETVVVLDQAVEQEQAAQAALEAAQAKVNEAQTAVTTAQAGVSAAQGALDQVRGRQREADQRNAAAAKRLAQLEAAANAARDEAERLAVSVTKAEEARAEGLEELAELEIRLAEAEYAQELESEPTTDLRDDLAGACEAARQREMDTRLQVRTAEERVKGIEGRADGLVRAAQRERQDRAQAAAQRARRRRQAAVAEAVSKGAKQVLRELESSIRLASRERDEADLARVAVDAELKQVRLRVRELGQELDKLVNRVHGSEVARTEQRLRLEQMEQRALEEFGVEIEALISEYGPEVPVPGDPPVPYVREEQEKRARAAERQMNQLGKVNPLALEEFAALEERHAFLTSQLEDLKKTRRDLLTVVKEVDDRVEQMFASAYEDVAREFEQIFTRVFPGGEGRLVLTEPADMLTTGIEVEARPPGKKVKRLSLLSGGERSLTAVAFLISIFKARPSPFYVMDEVEAALDDTNTQRLLTLFEELRQSSQLIVITHNKRTMEIADALYGVSMRGDGVTQVVSQRLREREPA; this comes from the coding sequence TTGTATTTGAAGACCCTCACCCTGCGCGGCTTCAAGTCTTTCGCCTCGGCGACCGCCCTGCGTCTCGAGCCGGGCATCACCTGCGTCGTCGGCCCCAACGGCTCGGGAAAGTCCAACGTCGTCGACGCCCTGGCCTGGGTCATGGGCGAGCACAGCGCCAAGTCGCTGCGCGGCGGCAAGATGGAGGACGTCATCTTCGCCGGCACCTCCTCCAGGCCGCCGCTCGGGCGCGCCGAGGTGACGCTGACCATCGACAACTCCGACGGCGCGTTGCCGATCGACTACACCGAGGTCACGATCAGCCGGCTGATGTTCAGGTCGGGGCAGAGCGAATACGCGATCAACGGCGACACCTGCCGCCTGCTCGACATCCAGGAGCTGCTGTCCGACTCCGGCATCGGCCGCGAGATGCACGTGATCGTCGGCCAGGGCCAGCTCGACGCCGTCCTGCACGCGGGGCCGGAGGACCGGCGGGCGTTCATCGAAGAGGCCGCGGGCGTGCTCAAGCACCGCAAGCGCAAGGAAAAGGCGCTGCGCAAGCTCGACTCCATGCAGGCCAACCTGACCCGAGTGCAGGACCTCACCACCGAGCTGCGCCGCCAGCTCAAGCCGCTGGGCCGGCAGGCGGAGATCGCCCGCAAGGCCGCCGTCATCCAGGCCGACCTGCGTGACGCCCGGCTGCGGCTGCTGGCCGACGACGTGTGCATCCTGCGCACCACGCTGCAGCGCGAGGCCGCCGACGAGGCCGCGATCACGGAGAGGCGGCACAAGGTCGAGGCCGAGCTGGCCGAGGGCCAGCAGCGCGAGGCGGCACTGGAGACGGCCGAGGCCGAGACCCAGCCGCGGCTGAGCGCCGCGCAGGAGACGTACTTCCGGCTCTCGTCGCTGCGCGAGCGCATCACCGGCCTGGCGCAGCTCGCCGCCGAGCGCCACCGGCACGCGCTCGACGCCGCCGCCATCGAGCGCCGCGGCCGCGACCCCGAGGACCTCGAACGCGAGGCCGCCGAGGTGCGCGAGCGGGAGCTGATCCTCAGGGCCGAGCTGGAGCAGGCGCAGGAGCTGCTGGAGGAGGCCGTCCAGCGGCGGGCCGAGGCCGAGGCCGAGCTGAGCGCCGAGGAGCACCGCCTCGCCCTGGCCGCCCGGGCCGCCGCCGACCGCCGCGAGGGGCTGGCCAAGCTGCGCGGCCAGGTCGATTCCGTACGGAGCCGGACGCGGGCCGCCCAGGAGGAGATCGGGCGGCTCCAGCAGTCCGTGGCCGACGCCACCGGGCGCGAGCGGCGGGCCAGGGAGGACCTGGAGGCGCAGCGGCTGGAGGAGCCCGCGGTCGATCCCGCGCTCGCCGAGGAGCTGGCCACGGCGCAGGCGCTGGTGGAGGAGGCCAGGGCGGTCGCCGACGAGGCGCGGGCGGCGGCCGAGGAGGCCAAGGCGGGCCTCGACGCGCCACGCGCCGCCCTGCAGGCCGCAAAATCCGGGATGACCACCGCGCGCGCCGCCGACCAGGAGGCCCAGCGGTCCGTGGCCGCGCTGATCGCCCGCCGGGACGCCCTGGAGCTGGGGCTCGCCAAGGGCGACGGTGGCGCGGCCCTGCTGGAGGCGGACCTGGCCGGGGTGCTGGGGCCGCTGGCCGCCTCGATGCAGGTCACGCCCGGCGCGGAGCCGGCGGTGGCGGCCGTGCTGGGCCCGGTCGCCGAGGCCGTCGCGGTCAAGACCCTCGACACGGCCGTCGAGGCCCTCGACCTGCTGCGCGCCCAGGGCTCGGGCCAGGCGACCCTCCTGGTGGGGGCGGACGGCGACCAGGCCCGGCGCGCCCGTACGACCGCTCCCGAGGGCGGCCAGTGGGCCGCCGACCTCGTCACGGTCCCCGACCACCTGCGGCCCGCCCTCGACCACGTCCTCGCGGACGTCGTGGTCGTGGCGGACCTCGAAGCCGCCCGCGCGGTCGTCGAGGGCCACCCCGGGCTCAGGGCGGTCACGAAGGCGGGCGACCTGGTGAGCGCGCACCTGGTCAGCGGCGGCTCCGAGGGCGGCACCTCCGTGCTGCAGGTGCGGGCCGCGTTCGACGAGGCCGTCAGGGACCTGGAGGAGGCCGAGAGCCGGGCGGAGGAGACGGTCGTCGTCCTCGACCAGGCGGTCGAGCAGGAGCAGGCGGCCCAGGCGGCGCTGGAGGCCGCCCAGGCGAAGGTCAACGAGGCCCAGACCGCCGTCACCACCGCGCAGGCGGGCGTGAGCGCCGCCCAGGGGGCCCTCGACCAGGTCAGGGGCCGCCAGCGGGAGGCCGACCAGCGCAACGCCGCCGCCGCCAAGCGGCTGGCCCAGCTCGAGGCCGCCGCCAACGCCGCCCGCGACGAGGCCGAGCGCCTGGCCGTGAGCGTCACCAAGGCGGAGGAGGCCCGCGCCGAAGGGCTGGAGGAGCTGGCCGAGCTGGAGATCCGCCTGGCCGAGGCCGAATACGCCCAGGAGCTGGAGTCCGAGCCCACCACCGACCTCCGCGACGACCTGGCCGGCGCCTGCGAGGCCGCCAGGCAGCGCGAGATGGACACCCGCCTCCAGGTCCGCACCGCCGAGGAGCGGGTCAAGGGCATCGAGGGCCGCGCCGACGGGCTCGTCCGGGCCGCCCAGCGCGAGCGCCAGGACCGCGCCCAGGCCGCCGCCCAGCGCGCCAGGCGCCGCCGGCAGGCCGCCGTGGCCGAGGCCGTCAGCAAGGGCGCCAAGCAGGTGCTCAGGGAGCTGGAGTCCTCCATCCGGCTCGCGTCGAGGGAGCGCGACGAGGCCGACCTCGCCAGGGTCGCCGTCGACGCCGAGCTCAAGCAGGTGCGCCTGCGCGTCCGCGAGCTCGGCCAGGAGCTGGACAAGCTGGTCAACCGGGTGCACGGCAGCGAGGTCGCCCGCACCGAGCAGCGGCTGCGGCTGGAGCAGATGGAGCAGCGGGCGCTGGAGGAGTTCGGGGTCGAGATCGAGGCCCTGATCTCCGAGTACGGGCCCGAGGTCCCGGTCCCCGGCGACCCGCCCGTGCCCTACGTGCGCGAGGAGCAGGAGAAGCGGGCCAGGGCCGCCGAGCGGCAGATGAACCAGCTCGGCAAGGTCAACCCCCTCGCCCTGGAGGAGTTCGCGGCGCTGGAGGAGCGGCACGCGTTCCTCACCTCGCAGCTGGAGGACCTCAAGAAGACCAGGCGCGACCTGCTGACCGTGGTCAAGGAGGTCGACGACCGGGTGGAGCAGATGTTCGCCTCGGCGTACGAGGACGTGGCCCGGGAGTTCGAGCAGATCTTCACCAGGGTGTTCCCTGGCGGCGAGGGGCGGCTGGTGCTGACCGAGCCGGCCGACATGCTGACCACCGGCATCGAGGTCGAGGCACGGCCGCCGGGCAAGAAGGTCAAGCGGCTGTCGCTGCTGTCGGGCGGGGAGCGCTCGCTGACCGCCGTGGCGTTCCTGATCTCCATCTTCAAGGCGCGGCCCTCGCCGTTCTACGTGATGGACGAGGTCGAGGCCGCGCTCGACGACACCAACACGCAGCGGCTGCTGACCCTGTTCGAGGAGCTGCGGCAGAGCTCGCAGCTGATCGTCATCACCCACAACAAGCGCACGATGGAGATCGCCGACGCGCTCTACGGCGTCTCGATGCGCGGCGACGGCGTGACGCAGGTCGTCAGCCAGCGACTGCGCGAACGCGAGCCGGCCTGA
- the mutM gene encoding bifunctional DNA-formamidopyrimidine glycosylase/DNA-(apurinic or apyrimidinic site) lyase, with the protein MPELPEVEVVRRGLAQWVTGREIASAEVLHPRAIRRHAPGADEFAARLKGRTVLSAERRGKYLWLPLSGAEEALLAHLGMSGQLLVVEPDSPLEKHLRVRLRFEDGGPDLRFVDQRTFGHVMLTGLAEGVPEPIAHIAPDPFEPVFDDAEFARRLRARHTEIKRALLDQSLISGVGNIYADEALWIARLHGARQTETLTRPKIAELLAGVRAVMSSALQQGGTSFDSLYVNVNGESGYFERSLEVYGRRDLPCSRCGTAIRREPFMNRSSYSCPRCQRRPR; encoded by the coding sequence GTGCCTGAGCTACCGGAGGTCGAGGTCGTCAGGCGCGGCCTCGCGCAGTGGGTCACCGGGCGCGAGATCGCCTCGGCGGAGGTGCTGCATCCCCGCGCCATCAGGCGGCACGCGCCCGGAGCCGACGAGTTCGCCGCGCGCCTCAAGGGCCGCACGGTGCTGTCCGCCGAGCGGCGCGGCAAATACCTGTGGCTCCCGCTGTCGGGCGCCGAGGAGGCCCTGCTGGCCCACCTGGGGATGAGCGGCCAGCTGCTGGTCGTCGAGCCCGACTCGCCGCTGGAGAAGCACCTGCGGGTACGCCTCCGCTTCGAGGACGGCGGCCCCGACCTGCGCTTCGTCGACCAGCGGACGTTCGGGCACGTCATGCTGACCGGCCTGGCCGAGGGCGTCCCCGAGCCGATCGCCCACATCGCCCCCGACCCGTTCGAGCCGGTGTTCGACGACGCGGAGTTCGCCCGCAGGCTCAGGGCCAGGCACACGGAGATCAAGCGCGCGCTGCTCGACCAGTCGCTGATCAGCGGCGTCGGCAACATCTACGCCGACGAGGCCCTGTGGATCGCCCGCCTGCACGGGGCCCGGCAGACGGAGACGCTCACGCGTCCCAAGATCGCCGAGCTGCTGGCCGGCGTCCGTGCCGTCATGTCCTCCGCGCTTCAGCAGGGCGGCACCTCGTTCGACAGCCTGTACGTCAACGTCAACGGCGAGAGCGGCTACTTCGAGCGCTCGCTTGAGGTCTACGGCCGGCGCGACCTGCCCTGCTCCCGCTGCGGCACCGCGATCAGGCGCGAGCCGTTCATGAACCGCTCGTCCTACTCCTGCCCCAGATGCCAGCGACGGCCGCGGTGA
- the coaD gene encoding pantetheine-phosphate adenylyltransferase has translation MRRVVCPGSFDPITNGHLDIIGRSARLYDEVTVAVLINVEKSSLFTVDERIEILQTVTKEYPNVTVRKFHGLLVDFCRQNDIPAIVKGIRVVSDFDYELQMAQLNYRLSGVETLFMPTNPEYSFLSSSRVKEIARYGGDVSGLVPDLVHKLLIERLRG, from the coding sequence TTGCGCCGCGTAGTCTGCCCGGGGTCGTTCGACCCCATCACGAATGGCCACCTCGACATCATCGGCCGGTCCGCCCGGCTCTATGACGAGGTGACCGTGGCAGTCCTCATCAACGTCGAGAAAAGCAGCCTGTTCACGGTGGACGAACGAATTGAGATCCTGCAGACCGTGACCAAGGAATATCCGAACGTCACGGTGCGGAAATTCCACGGACTGCTGGTCGACTTCTGCAGGCAGAACGACATCCCCGCCATCGTCAAAGGCATCAGGGTGGTCAGCGACTTCGACTACGAGTTGCAGATGGCACAGCTCAACTACCGCCTGTCGGGGGTCGAGACGCTGTTCATGCCGACGAACCCCGAATACTCGTTCCTGTCCTCCAGCAGGGTGAAGGAGATCGCCAGGTATGGTGGGGACGTCTCGGGCCTCGTGCCCGATCTCGTGCACAAGCTGCTCATCGAGCGGCTCAGGGGCTGA